A single genomic interval of Daucus carota subsp. sativus chromosome 1, DH1 v3.0, whole genome shotgun sequence harbors:
- the LOC108202969 gene encoding uncharacterized protein LOC108202969 isoform X2 has product MKYVLVTGGVVSGLGKGVTASSIGLILKACGLRVTSIKIDPYLNTDAGTMSPFEHGEVFVLDDGGEVDLDLGNYERFLDVKLTRDNNITTGKIYQSVIDKERRGDYLGKTVQVVPHITDAIQDWIERVAAIPVDGEEGSADVCVIELGGTIGDIESMPFIEALGQFSYRVGTGNFCLIHVSLVPVLNVVGEQKTKPTQHSVRGLRSLGLTPHILACRSTTELEENVIEKLSRFCHVPAQNIITLYDVSNIWRVPLLLKEQKAHEAILKVLNLTGVARKPVLGEWTSRAQLCDMLHHPVRIAMVGKYTGLSDSYLSVLKALLHASVACHRKLIVDWVPASDLEETTGQENPDAYKAAWNFLKGADGVLVPGGFGDRGVEGKILAAKYARENKIPFLGICLGMQIAVIEFARSVLGLEDANSTEFEPNTQNPCVIFMPEGSKTHMGGTMRLGSRRTYFQIKDCKSAKLYGNRSFIDERHRHRYEVNPDMVPQLEKAGLSFAGKDETGQRMEIVELPSHQYYVGVQFHPEFKSRPGKPSALFLGLIAASCGQLDSLLNKGVAKMSNGTSAMAPHQNGYSVKLANGNGSLDGVIYSNGNGLHA; this is encoded by the exons ATGAAATACGTTTTGGTGACTGGTGGAGTTGTGAGTGGTTTGGGAAAAGGAGTTACTGCTAGCAGTATTGGCCTAATTCTCAAGGCTTGTGGTCTTCGTGTGACTTCTATTAAAATTG ATCCATATTTGAATACCGATGCCGGAACAATGTCCCCTTTCGAGCATGGAGAAGTTTTTGTTTTGGATGACGGGGGAGAg GTGGACCTAGACCTTGGAAACTATGAGCGGTTTCTAGATGTTAAGTTGACTCGTGATAATAATATAACTACCGGAAAGATTTATCAG TCTGTAATCGACAAGGAGCGAAGGGGCGATTACCTGGGGAAAACCGTACAG GTAGTCCCTCATATCACAGATGCCATTCAGGACTGGATTGAACGTGTAGCAGCCATACCAGTTGATGGAGAAGAAGGTTCAGCTGATGTTTGTGTCATCGAGCTTGGCGGCACAATTG GGGATATTGAATCAATGCCATTTATAGAGGCACTCGGACAGTTTTCTTACCGTGTTG GCACCGGAAACTTTTGCTTGATACATGTCAGCCTTGTGCCTGTTTTAAATGTTGTTGGTGAACAG AAAACTAAGCCGACACAACATAGTGTGAGGGGACTTAGAAGCTTAGGATTGACACCCCATATTCTAGCTTGCAGGAGCACAACG GAACTTGAAGAAAATGTGATAGAGAAACTCTCCAGATTTTGCCATGTTCCT GCACAAAACATTATTACACTTTATGATGTTTCCAACATATGGCGTGTTCCCTTGCTGTTAAAA GAGCAGAAGGCTCATGAAGCAATCTTAAAAGTACTGAACCTTACAGG TGTTGCTCGGAAACCTGTGTTGGGGGAGTGGACATCGAGAGCCCAACTTTGTGACATGTTACATCATCCG gtTAGAATAGCCATGGTTGGCAAGTACACAGGCCTTTCAGATTCTTATCTATCTGTGCTGAAG GCTTTGTTGCATGCGTCTGTTGCTTGCCACAGGAAATTGATCGTTGATTGGGTCCCTGCCAGTGATCTTGAAGAAACAACAGGACAAGAG AATCCCGACGCTTACAAAGCTGCTTGGAACTTTTTAAAG GGTGCTGATGGAGTTCTAGTACCAGGAGGGTTTGGTGACAGAGGCGTCGAAGGAAAAATCCTTGCTGCAAAGTATGCCCGAGAAAATAAGATTCCTTTTCTTGGAATTTGCCTAGGAATGCAAATTGCTGTTATCGAGTTCGCTCGTTCTGTTCTTGGACTCGAAGATGCAAACAGCACTGAGTTTGAACCCAACACTCAAAACCCTTGTGTCATATTTATGCCGGAG GGTTCGAAGACTCATATGGGAGGTACTATGCGCCTTGGATCAAGGAGGACATATTTTCAGATTAAAGACTGCAAATCTGCAAAATT ATATGGAAATAGAAGCTTCATAGATGAGCGACATCGGCATAGATATGAG GTAAACCCTGATATGGTACCGCAACTTGAAAAAGCAGGTCTCTCGTTTGCCGGAAAAGACGAAACTGGCCAGCGCATGGAG ATTGTTGAGTTACCTAGTCATCAATACTATGTGGGTGTTCAATTTCATCCAGAGTTCAAGTCAAGGCCAGGGAAACCTTCTGCTCTTTTCTTAG GGCTAATAGCAGCATCATGTGGACAATTGGATTCTCTCCTGAACAAGGGTGTGGCGAAGATGAGCAATGGTACCTCAGCAATGGCACCACACCAAAATGGCTATTCAGTAAAGCTTGCAAACGGAAATGGATCATTAGATGGAGTCATCTACAGCAATGGGAATGGCTTGCATGCTTAA
- the LOC108202969 gene encoding uncharacterized protein LOC108202969 isoform X1, with product MKYVLVTGGVVSGLGKGVTASSIGLILKACGLRVTSIKIDPYLNTDAGTMSPFEHGEVFVLDDGGEVDLDLGNYERFLDVKLTRDNNITTGKIYQSVIDKERRGDYLGKTVQVCTVLNIPPLHLNISESILIQWFFNQVVPHITDAIQDWIERVAAIPVDGEEGSADVCVIELGGTIGDIESMPFIEALGQFSYRVGTGNFCLIHVSLVPVLNVVGEQKTKPTQHSVRGLRSLGLTPHILACRSTTELEENVIEKLSRFCHVPAQNIITLYDVSNIWRVPLLLKEQKAHEAILKVLNLTGVARKPVLGEWTSRAQLCDMLHHPVRIAMVGKYTGLSDSYLSVLKALLHASVACHRKLIVDWVPASDLEETTGQENPDAYKAAWNFLKGADGVLVPGGFGDRGVEGKILAAKYARENKIPFLGICLGMQIAVIEFARSVLGLEDANSTEFEPNTQNPCVIFMPEGSKTHMGGTMRLGSRRTYFQIKDCKSAKLYGNRSFIDERHRHRYEVNPDMVPQLEKAGLSFAGKDETGQRMEIVELPSHQYYVGVQFHPEFKSRPGKPSALFLGLIAASCGQLDSLLNKGVAKMSNGTSAMAPHQNGYSVKLANGNGSLDGVIYSNGNGLHA from the exons ATGAAATACGTTTTGGTGACTGGTGGAGTTGTGAGTGGTTTGGGAAAAGGAGTTACTGCTAGCAGTATTGGCCTAATTCTCAAGGCTTGTGGTCTTCGTGTGACTTCTATTAAAATTG ATCCATATTTGAATACCGATGCCGGAACAATGTCCCCTTTCGAGCATGGAGAAGTTTTTGTTTTGGATGACGGGGGAGAg GTGGACCTAGACCTTGGAAACTATGAGCGGTTTCTAGATGTTAAGTTGACTCGTGATAATAATATAACTACCGGAAAGATTTATCAG TCTGTAATCGACAAGGAGCGAAGGGGCGATTACCTGGGGAAAACCGTACAGGTTTGCACTGTTTTGAACATCCCTCCGCTGCATCTTAATATATCTGAATCTATTCTAATACAATGGTTCTTCAATCAGGTAGTCCCTCATATCACAGATGCCATTCAGGACTGGATTGAACGTGTAGCAGCCATACCAGTTGATGGAGAAGAAGGTTCAGCTGATGTTTGTGTCATCGAGCTTGGCGGCACAATTG GGGATATTGAATCAATGCCATTTATAGAGGCACTCGGACAGTTTTCTTACCGTGTTG GCACCGGAAACTTTTGCTTGATACATGTCAGCCTTGTGCCTGTTTTAAATGTTGTTGGTGAACAG AAAACTAAGCCGACACAACATAGTGTGAGGGGACTTAGAAGCTTAGGATTGACACCCCATATTCTAGCTTGCAGGAGCACAACG GAACTTGAAGAAAATGTGATAGAGAAACTCTCCAGATTTTGCCATGTTCCT GCACAAAACATTATTACACTTTATGATGTTTCCAACATATGGCGTGTTCCCTTGCTGTTAAAA GAGCAGAAGGCTCATGAAGCAATCTTAAAAGTACTGAACCTTACAGG TGTTGCTCGGAAACCTGTGTTGGGGGAGTGGACATCGAGAGCCCAACTTTGTGACATGTTACATCATCCG gtTAGAATAGCCATGGTTGGCAAGTACACAGGCCTTTCAGATTCTTATCTATCTGTGCTGAAG GCTTTGTTGCATGCGTCTGTTGCTTGCCACAGGAAATTGATCGTTGATTGGGTCCCTGCCAGTGATCTTGAAGAAACAACAGGACAAGAG AATCCCGACGCTTACAAAGCTGCTTGGAACTTTTTAAAG GGTGCTGATGGAGTTCTAGTACCAGGAGGGTTTGGTGACAGAGGCGTCGAAGGAAAAATCCTTGCTGCAAAGTATGCCCGAGAAAATAAGATTCCTTTTCTTGGAATTTGCCTAGGAATGCAAATTGCTGTTATCGAGTTCGCTCGTTCTGTTCTTGGACTCGAAGATGCAAACAGCACTGAGTTTGAACCCAACACTCAAAACCCTTGTGTCATATTTATGCCGGAG GGTTCGAAGACTCATATGGGAGGTACTATGCGCCTTGGATCAAGGAGGACATATTTTCAGATTAAAGACTGCAAATCTGCAAAATT ATATGGAAATAGAAGCTTCATAGATGAGCGACATCGGCATAGATATGAG GTAAACCCTGATATGGTACCGCAACTTGAAAAAGCAGGTCTCTCGTTTGCCGGAAAAGACGAAACTGGCCAGCGCATGGAG ATTGTTGAGTTACCTAGTCATCAATACTATGTGGGTGTTCAATTTCATCCAGAGTTCAAGTCAAGGCCAGGGAAACCTTCTGCTCTTTTCTTAG GGCTAATAGCAGCATCATGTGGACAATTGGATTCTCTCCTGAACAAGGGTGTGGCGAAGATGAGCAATGGTACCTCAGCAATGGCACCACACCAAAATGGCTATTCAGTAAAGCTTGCAAACGGAAATGGATCATTAGATGGAGTCATCTACAGCAATGGGAATGGCTTGCATGCTTAA
- the LOC108202969 gene encoding uncharacterized protein LOC108202969 isoform X3: MYLNLNFVVDNFGRWVSQDPYLNTDAGTMSPFEHGEVFVLDDGGEVDLDLGNYERFLDVKLTRDNNITTGKIYQSVIDKERRGDYLGKTVQVVPHITDAIQDWIERVAAIPVDGEEGSADVCVIELGGTIGDIESMPFIEALGQFSYRVGTGNFCLIHVSLVPVLNVVGEQKTKPTQHSVRGLRSLGLTPHILACRSTTELEENVIEKLSRFCHVPAQNIITLYDVSNIWRVPLLLKEQKAHEAILKVLNLTGVARKPVLGEWTSRAQLCDMLHHPVRIAMVGKYTGLSDSYLSVLKALLHASVACHRKLIVDWVPASDLEETTGQENPDAYKAAWNFLKGADGVLVPGGFGDRGVEGKILAAKYARENKIPFLGICLGMQIAVIEFARSVLGLEDANSTEFEPNTQNPCVIFMPEGSKTHMGGTMRLGSRRTYFQIKDCKSAKLYGNRSFIDERHRHRYEVNPDMVPQLEKAGLSFAGKDETGQRMEIVELPSHQYYVGVQFHPEFKSRPGKPSALFLGLIAASCGQLDSLLNKGVAKMSNGTSAMAPHQNGYSVKLANGNGSLDGVIYSNGNGLHA, encoded by the exons atgtatttgaatttaaattttgttgtgGATAACTTTGGTAGATGGGTTTCTCAAG ATCCATATTTGAATACCGATGCCGGAACAATGTCCCCTTTCGAGCATGGAGAAGTTTTTGTTTTGGATGACGGGGGAGAg GTGGACCTAGACCTTGGAAACTATGAGCGGTTTCTAGATGTTAAGTTGACTCGTGATAATAATATAACTACCGGAAAGATTTATCAG TCTGTAATCGACAAGGAGCGAAGGGGCGATTACCTGGGGAAAACCGTACAG GTAGTCCCTCATATCACAGATGCCATTCAGGACTGGATTGAACGTGTAGCAGCCATACCAGTTGATGGAGAAGAAGGTTCAGCTGATGTTTGTGTCATCGAGCTTGGCGGCACAATTG GGGATATTGAATCAATGCCATTTATAGAGGCACTCGGACAGTTTTCTTACCGTGTTG GCACCGGAAACTTTTGCTTGATACATGTCAGCCTTGTGCCTGTTTTAAATGTTGTTGGTGAACAG AAAACTAAGCCGACACAACATAGTGTGAGGGGACTTAGAAGCTTAGGATTGACACCCCATATTCTAGCTTGCAGGAGCACAACG GAACTTGAAGAAAATGTGATAGAGAAACTCTCCAGATTTTGCCATGTTCCT GCACAAAACATTATTACACTTTATGATGTTTCCAACATATGGCGTGTTCCCTTGCTGTTAAAA GAGCAGAAGGCTCATGAAGCAATCTTAAAAGTACTGAACCTTACAGG TGTTGCTCGGAAACCTGTGTTGGGGGAGTGGACATCGAGAGCCCAACTTTGTGACATGTTACATCATCCG gtTAGAATAGCCATGGTTGGCAAGTACACAGGCCTTTCAGATTCTTATCTATCTGTGCTGAAG GCTTTGTTGCATGCGTCTGTTGCTTGCCACAGGAAATTGATCGTTGATTGGGTCCCTGCCAGTGATCTTGAAGAAACAACAGGACAAGAG AATCCCGACGCTTACAAAGCTGCTTGGAACTTTTTAAAG GGTGCTGATGGAGTTCTAGTACCAGGAGGGTTTGGTGACAGAGGCGTCGAAGGAAAAATCCTTGCTGCAAAGTATGCCCGAGAAAATAAGATTCCTTTTCTTGGAATTTGCCTAGGAATGCAAATTGCTGTTATCGAGTTCGCTCGTTCTGTTCTTGGACTCGAAGATGCAAACAGCACTGAGTTTGAACCCAACACTCAAAACCCTTGTGTCATATTTATGCCGGAG GGTTCGAAGACTCATATGGGAGGTACTATGCGCCTTGGATCAAGGAGGACATATTTTCAGATTAAAGACTGCAAATCTGCAAAATT ATATGGAAATAGAAGCTTCATAGATGAGCGACATCGGCATAGATATGAG GTAAACCCTGATATGGTACCGCAACTTGAAAAAGCAGGTCTCTCGTTTGCCGGAAAAGACGAAACTGGCCAGCGCATGGAG ATTGTTGAGTTACCTAGTCATCAATACTATGTGGGTGTTCAATTTCATCCAGAGTTCAAGTCAAGGCCAGGGAAACCTTCTGCTCTTTTCTTAG GGCTAATAGCAGCATCATGTGGACAATTGGATTCTCTCCTGAACAAGGGTGTGGCGAAGATGAGCAATGGTACCTCAGCAATGGCACCACACCAAAATGGCTATTCAGTAAAGCTTGCAAACGGAAATGGATCATTAGATGGAGTCATCTACAGCAATGGGAATGGCTTGCATGCTTAA